One Gadus morhua chromosome 23, gadMor3.0, whole genome shotgun sequence DNA segment encodes these proteins:
- the pxdc1b gene encoding PX domain-containing protein 1 translates to MASSVFEGTSLVNMFVKDCWVNGIRRLIISQRGDEEEFFEIRTEWSDRNILYLHRSYSDFGRLFKRLAESFPEDRSDLSKSPLLAGMVKIREASDIELKLNEVERLLKNAINLPWKFSRSEVMLTFFERSPLDQVLRNDKVHRIQPCFQSPLNISEIMRSNGFCLANTETIVFDERLSPVDKERPSSTDSEEHAYDDGGYLPPDPLPCNEDTEAYVTNLSYYHLVPFETDILE, encoded by the exons ATGGCATCTTCTGTGTTCGAGGGGACGTCGCTGGTCAACATGTTCGTGAAGGACTGCTGGGTGAACGGGATCCGACGGCTCATCATCAGCCAGCGGGGCGATGAAGAGGAGTTCTTCGAGATCAGGACGGAGTGGTCGGACAGGAACATTTTATATCTGCATCGGAGCTACTCGGACTTCGGCAGGCTGTTTAAGAGACTGGCGGAGTCCTTTCCGGAGGACAGGAGTGACCTGTCCAAGTCTCCGCTCTTAGCAG GGATGGTGAAGATCAGAGAAGCCAGTGACATTGAGCTGAAGCTGAACGAAGTGGAGAGACTTCTCAAGAACGCCATCAACCTGCCCTGGAAG TtctccaggtcagaggtcatgctgACGTTCTTCGAGCGCTCGCCCCTGGACCAGGTGTTGAGGAACGATAAGGTCCACAGAATCCAGCCCTGCTTCCAAAGCCCTCTCAACATATCAG AGATCATGCGGTCCAATGGGTTCTGTCTGGCCAACACCGAGACCATCGTGTTTGACGAGCGCCTATCACCAGTGGACAAAGAGAGGCCCTCCTCCACCGACTCAGAGGAACACGC GTACGACGACGGAGGCTACCTCCCCCCGGACCCCCTGCCGTGCAACGAGGACACAGAGGCCTACGTCACTAACCTGTCCTACTACCACCTGGTCCCGTTCGAGACCGACATCCTGGAGTGA
- the prpf4bb gene encoding pre-mRNA processing factor 4Bb isoform X2, with amino-acid sequence MVTSSCKHRKKTTGLGLSKMADVEMDIASRSMNNGNEHVKQDLESHERSGNEDSGDLSEEEEEEEEAETNGEKAEEGETKQPSGVGSGVGSGGGSGGKHKRKKHKHRSKHKKHKHASDEDKERKRKHRHKHRKHKRKDGSSPAAATAAALFGASGHKKTESSPSSGNPSLDDRALLEDLEKQRAMIKAELDSQLMEGKVQSGMGLILQGYNSGSEEGAGAGAAGGAGGAAGGGGGDGEGRVRNGQRAGKPPGSPRAGRSGKSRRESTEAGKSASKRHSRSRSREKEKAAKEPKAEKAAKSSKEASGKEKGRGGRSRSKERRGPESSERSKERTRKSPSPGGRRAEQRAGRADKRPTPPQADIRPPQDRPSRPGDRERPGRSDADRDKRPTKSPSKDASSGKENRSPHRRALAASPRRRSSSPRLKAPQPAPASAPERAAVRSGSRPRSPPRGGRTRSPDPRRRDAAERPESPLRKRLRPDGPPGRARSRELSPRLAARRRPSRSPLPRRRLSPRRRSRSPLRHRSDERDRYGRPRQYRRSFSRERGRRRRSRDEDKFKGSLSEGMKVDQESSGEEVLEDFDGEEVDEEALIEQRRQQRLAIVQKYKLGTDEGTMASEPSSPQSSARSRSPSPDDVLERVAADVKEYERENLNTFEASIKAKHNLIAQEKDGANPKKPSAPDMFTESDDMFAADFDNARMRAAGVGKDFKENPNLRDNWTDAEGYYRVNIGETLDKRYDVYGYTGQGVFSNVIRARDTARAGQEVAVKIIRNNELMQKTGLKELEFLKKLNDADPDDKFHCLRLFRHFYHKQHLCLCFEPLSMNLREVLKKYGKDVGLHIKAVRSYSQQLFLALKLLKRCNILHADIKPDNILVNESKTILKLCDFGSASHVADNDITPYLVSRFYRAPEIIIGKPYDYGIDMWSVGCTLYELYTGKILLPGSSNNHMIKLAMDLKGKMPNKMIRKGLFKDQHFDQNLNFLYIEVDKVTEREKVTVMSTINPTKDILVDMVGFQRLPEDQRKKVMQLKEMLDATLMLDPAKRISINQALQHPFIQEKI; translated from the exons atggtgacctcTTCCTGTAAACACCGGAAGAAGACGACTGGCCTTGGATTGAGCAAAATGGCCGACGTTGAGATGGACATCGCGTCCAGAAGTATGAATAACGGCAACGAACACGT AAAGCAGGACCTGGAAAGCCACGAGCGAAGTGGAAATGAAGACAGCGGAGATTtgtctgaggaagaggaggaggaagag GAGGCGGAGACTAACGGAGAGAAGGCTGAGGAAGGGGAGACCAAACAGCCGAGTGGCGTTGGCAGTGGCGTAGGCAGTGGCGGCGGTAGTGGTGGCAAACACAAGAGGAAGAAACACAAGCACCGCAGCAAGCACAAAAAGCACAAGCACGCCTCCGACGAGGACAAGGAGCGGAAGCGCAAACACCGACACAAGCACCGCAAACACAAGCGCAAGGACGGCTCctcgcccgccgccgccaccgccgccgccctgtTCGGCGCCTCAGGACACAAAAAGACTGAGTCGTCCCCGTCATCGGGGAACCCCAGCCTGGACGACCGTGCCCTGCTGGAGGACCTGGAGAAGCAGCGCGCCATGATCAAGGCGGAGCTGGACAGCCAGCTGATGGAGGGCAAGGTTCAGTCGGGCATGGGCCTCATACTGCAGGGCTACAACTCGGGCTCGGAGGAGGGGGCCGGGGCTGGCGCTGCCGGTGGTGCCGGTGGTGccgccggcggcggcggaggggaCGGCGAGGGCCGGGTCAGGAACGGTCAGCGTGCCGGTAAACCCCCAGGGTCGCCGCGGGCCGGGAGGAGCGGGAAGTCTCGGCGGGAATCGACGGAGGCCGGGAAGTCTGCCTCCAAGCGCCACAGCCGCAGCCGCTCGAGGGAAAAGGAGAAGGCGGCCAAGGAGCCGAAGGCGGAGAAGGCGGCCAAGAGCAGCAAGGAGGCCAGCGGGAAGGAGAAGGGCCGCGGGGGGCGGAGCCGCTCCAAGGAGCGCAGGGGGCCAGAGAGCTCGGAGCGCTCCAAGGAGAGGACCAGGAAGTCCCCGTCCCCTGGGGGCCGCAGGGCGGAGCAGAGGGCCGGCCGCGCCGACAAGCGCCCCACGCCCCCCCAGGCCGACATCAGACCCCCGCAGGATCGCCCGTCCCGTCCGGGAGATCGCGAGCGGCCCGGTCGCTCGGACGCGGACCGGGACAAGAGGCCCACCAAGTCCCCCTCCAAGGACGCCTCTTCGGGGAAGGAGAACCGCTCTCCCCACCGCCGGGCGCTCGCCGCCTCCCCGCGCCGCCGCagctcctccccccgcctcAAGGCCCCCCAGCCAGCCCCCGCCAGCGCCCCGGAGCGGGCCGCAGTCCGCAGCGGCTCCAGGCCGCGCTCTCCGCCCAGGGGGGGCCGCACCCGCTCGCCGGACCCCCGGAGGAGAGACGCAGCCGAGCGCCCCGAGTCCCCGCTGAG GAAGCGTCTGCGTCCTGACGGGCCTCCGGGCAGGGCCCGGTCCCGGGAGCTCAGCCCCCGGTTGGCTGCGCGACGCCGCCCCAGCCGCTCCCCGCTACCACGGCGACGCCTCTCTCCCCGCAGGCGGAGCAGGTCTCCTCTGAGACACAG GTCGGATGAGCGGGACCGCTACGGCCGGCCGCGGCAGTACCGCCGCTCCTTCTccagggagcgggggaggaggaggaggagccgcgACGAGGACAAGTTCAAGGGCAGCCTGTCCGAAGGCATGAAGGTGGACCAGGAGTCCTCCGGAGAAGAAGT cctagaggactttgacggtgaggaggtggaCGAAGAGGCTCTCATTGAACAGAGACGCCAGCAGCGGCTGGCCATCGTCCAG AAATACAAGCTGGGGACCGACGAGGGCACCATGGCGTCGGAGCCCAGCAGCCCCCAGAGCAGCGCGCGTAGCCGCTCGCCCTCCCCCGACGACGTCCTGGAGCGTGTGGCGGCCGACGTCAAGGAGTACGAGCGCGAGAACCTCAACACGTTCGAGGCGAGCATCAAGGCCAAGCACAACCTCATCGCCCAGGAGAAAGACG GGGCCAACCCCAAGAAGCCCTCGGCCCCTGATATGTTCACCGAGTCGGACGACATGTTCGCCGCCGACTTTGAC aacgcCAGGATGCGTGCGGCGGGCGTGGGGAAGGACTTCAAGGAGAACCCCAACCTTCGAGACAATTGGACGGACGCGGAGGGCTACTACC GTGTGAACATCGGGGAGACGCTGGACAAGCGCTACGACGTGTACGGCTACACGGGCCAGGGCGTGTTCAGTAACGTGATCCGGGCCAGAGACACTGCTCGCGCCGGCCAGGAGGTGGCAGTCAAGATCATCCGCAACAACGAGCTCAT GCAGAAGACGGGTCTCAAGGAGCTGGAGTTCCTGAAGAAGCTGAACGACGCCGATCCCGATGACAAGTTCCACTGCCTGCGGCTCTTCAGGCACTTCTACCACAAGCAGCATCTCTGTCTGTGCTTTGAGCCCCTCAG TATGAACTTGCGGGAGGTCCTGAAGAAGTACGGTAAGGACGTGGGTCTCCACATCAAGGCGGTCCGCTCCTACAGCCAGCAGCTCTTCCTGGCCCTAAAGCTCCTCAAGAGATGTAACATCCTCCATGCGGACATCAAGCCTGACAACATCCTG GTGAATGAGTCCAAGACCATCCTGAAGCTGTGTGACTTCGGGTCTGCGTCCCACGTGGCCGACAACGACATCACACCCTACCTGGTCAGCAGGTTCTACCGAGCCCCCGAGATCA TCATAGGTAAGCCGTACGACTACGGTATTGACATGTGGTCGGTGGGCTGCACGCTGTATGAACTCTACACCGGGAAGATCCTGCTGCCCGGCTCCTCCAACAACCACATGATCAAGCTAGCCATGGACCTGAAGGGCAAGATGCCCAACAAG ATGATCCGCAAGGGCCTCTTCAAAGACCAGCACTTCGACCAGAACCTCAACTTCCTCTACATCGAAGTGGACAAAGTCACAGAGCGG gaaAAGGTGACGGTGATGTccaccatcaaccccaccaAGGACATCCTGGTGGACATGGTGGGGTTCCAGCGGCTGCCCGAGGACCAGAGGAAGAAGGTGATGCAGCTCAAGGAGATGCTGGACGCCACCCTGATGCTGGACCCGGCCAAGCGCATCAGCATTAACCAGGCCCTGCAGCATCCCTTCATCCAGGAGAAGATCTGA
- the prpf4bb gene encoding pre-mRNA processing factor 4Bb isoform X1, producing MVTSSCKHRKKTTGLGLSKMADVEMDIASRSMNNGNEHVKQDLESHERSGNEDSGDLSEEEEEEEEAETNGEKAEEGETKQPSGVGSGVGSGGGSGGKHKRKKHKHRSKHKKHKHASDEDKERKRKHRHKHRKHKRKDGSSPAAATAAALFGASGHKKTESSPSSGNPSLDDRALLEDLEKQRAMIKAELDSQLMEGKVQSGMGLILQGYNSGSEEGAGAGAAGGAGGAAGGGGGDGEGRVRNGQRAGKPPGSPRAGRSGKSRRESTEAGKSASKRHSRSRSREKEKAAKEPKAEKAAKSSKEASGKEKGRGGRSRSKERRGPESSERSKERTRKSPSPGGRRAEQRAGRADKRPTPPQADIRPPQDRPSRPGDRERPGRSDADRDKRPTKSPSKDASSGKENRSPHRRALAASPRRRSSSPRLKAPQPAPASAPERAAVRSGSRPRSPPRGGRTRSPDPRRRDAAERPESPLRKRLRPDGPPGRARSRELSPRLAARRRPSRSPLPRRRLSPRRRSRSPLRHRSDERDRYGRPRQYRRSFSRERGRRRRSRDEDKFKGSLSEGMKVDQESSGEEVLEDFDGEEVDEEALIEQRRQQRLAIVQKYKLGTDEGTMASEPSSPQSSARSRSPSPDDVLERVAADVKEYERENLNTFEASIKAKHNLIAQEKDGANPKKPSAPDMFTESDDMFAADFDNARMRAAGVGKDFKENPNLRDNWTDAEGYYRVNIGETLDKRYDVYGYTGQGVFSNVIRARDTARAGQEVAVKIIRNNELMQKTGLKELEFLKKLNDADPDDKFHCLRLFRHFYHKQHLCLCFEPLSMNLREVLKKYGKDVGLHIKAVRSYSQQLFLALKLLKRCNILHADIKPDNILVGASLLYNIIIVNVVLKPDNILVNESKTILKLCDFGSASHVADNDITPYLVSRFYRAPEIIIGKPYDYGIDMWSVGCTLYELYTGKILLPGSSNNHMIKLAMDLKGKMPNKMIRKGLFKDQHFDQNLNFLYIEVDKVTEREKVTVMSTINPTKDILVDMVGFQRLPEDQRKKVMQLKEMLDATLMLDPAKRISINQALQHPFIQEKI from the exons atggtgacctcTTCCTGTAAACACCGGAAGAAGACGACTGGCCTTGGATTGAGCAAAATGGCCGACGTTGAGATGGACATCGCGTCCAGAAGTATGAATAACGGCAACGAACACGT AAAGCAGGACCTGGAAAGCCACGAGCGAAGTGGAAATGAAGACAGCGGAGATTtgtctgaggaagaggaggaggaagag GAGGCGGAGACTAACGGAGAGAAGGCTGAGGAAGGGGAGACCAAACAGCCGAGTGGCGTTGGCAGTGGCGTAGGCAGTGGCGGCGGTAGTGGTGGCAAACACAAGAGGAAGAAACACAAGCACCGCAGCAAGCACAAAAAGCACAAGCACGCCTCCGACGAGGACAAGGAGCGGAAGCGCAAACACCGACACAAGCACCGCAAACACAAGCGCAAGGACGGCTCctcgcccgccgccgccaccgccgccgccctgtTCGGCGCCTCAGGACACAAAAAGACTGAGTCGTCCCCGTCATCGGGGAACCCCAGCCTGGACGACCGTGCCCTGCTGGAGGACCTGGAGAAGCAGCGCGCCATGATCAAGGCGGAGCTGGACAGCCAGCTGATGGAGGGCAAGGTTCAGTCGGGCATGGGCCTCATACTGCAGGGCTACAACTCGGGCTCGGAGGAGGGGGCCGGGGCTGGCGCTGCCGGTGGTGCCGGTGGTGccgccggcggcggcggaggggaCGGCGAGGGCCGGGTCAGGAACGGTCAGCGTGCCGGTAAACCCCCAGGGTCGCCGCGGGCCGGGAGGAGCGGGAAGTCTCGGCGGGAATCGACGGAGGCCGGGAAGTCTGCCTCCAAGCGCCACAGCCGCAGCCGCTCGAGGGAAAAGGAGAAGGCGGCCAAGGAGCCGAAGGCGGAGAAGGCGGCCAAGAGCAGCAAGGAGGCCAGCGGGAAGGAGAAGGGCCGCGGGGGGCGGAGCCGCTCCAAGGAGCGCAGGGGGCCAGAGAGCTCGGAGCGCTCCAAGGAGAGGACCAGGAAGTCCCCGTCCCCTGGGGGCCGCAGGGCGGAGCAGAGGGCCGGCCGCGCCGACAAGCGCCCCACGCCCCCCCAGGCCGACATCAGACCCCCGCAGGATCGCCCGTCCCGTCCGGGAGATCGCGAGCGGCCCGGTCGCTCGGACGCGGACCGGGACAAGAGGCCCACCAAGTCCCCCTCCAAGGACGCCTCTTCGGGGAAGGAGAACCGCTCTCCCCACCGCCGGGCGCTCGCCGCCTCCCCGCGCCGCCGCagctcctccccccgcctcAAGGCCCCCCAGCCAGCCCCCGCCAGCGCCCCGGAGCGGGCCGCAGTCCGCAGCGGCTCCAGGCCGCGCTCTCCGCCCAGGGGGGGCCGCACCCGCTCGCCGGACCCCCGGAGGAGAGACGCAGCCGAGCGCCCCGAGTCCCCGCTGAG GAAGCGTCTGCGTCCTGACGGGCCTCCGGGCAGGGCCCGGTCCCGGGAGCTCAGCCCCCGGTTGGCTGCGCGACGCCGCCCCAGCCGCTCCCCGCTACCACGGCGACGCCTCTCTCCCCGCAGGCGGAGCAGGTCTCCTCTGAGACACAG GTCGGATGAGCGGGACCGCTACGGCCGGCCGCGGCAGTACCGCCGCTCCTTCTccagggagcgggggaggaggaggaggagccgcgACGAGGACAAGTTCAAGGGCAGCCTGTCCGAAGGCATGAAGGTGGACCAGGAGTCCTCCGGAGAAGAAGT cctagaggactttgacggtgaggaggtggaCGAAGAGGCTCTCATTGAACAGAGACGCCAGCAGCGGCTGGCCATCGTCCAG AAATACAAGCTGGGGACCGACGAGGGCACCATGGCGTCGGAGCCCAGCAGCCCCCAGAGCAGCGCGCGTAGCCGCTCGCCCTCCCCCGACGACGTCCTGGAGCGTGTGGCGGCCGACGTCAAGGAGTACGAGCGCGAGAACCTCAACACGTTCGAGGCGAGCATCAAGGCCAAGCACAACCTCATCGCCCAGGAGAAAGACG GGGCCAACCCCAAGAAGCCCTCGGCCCCTGATATGTTCACCGAGTCGGACGACATGTTCGCCGCCGACTTTGAC aacgcCAGGATGCGTGCGGCGGGCGTGGGGAAGGACTTCAAGGAGAACCCCAACCTTCGAGACAATTGGACGGACGCGGAGGGCTACTACC GTGTGAACATCGGGGAGACGCTGGACAAGCGCTACGACGTGTACGGCTACACGGGCCAGGGCGTGTTCAGTAACGTGATCCGGGCCAGAGACACTGCTCGCGCCGGCCAGGAGGTGGCAGTCAAGATCATCCGCAACAACGAGCTCAT GCAGAAGACGGGTCTCAAGGAGCTGGAGTTCCTGAAGAAGCTGAACGACGCCGATCCCGATGACAAGTTCCACTGCCTGCGGCTCTTCAGGCACTTCTACCACAAGCAGCATCTCTGTCTGTGCTTTGAGCCCCTCAG TATGAACTTGCGGGAGGTCCTGAAGAAGTACGGTAAGGACGTGGGTCTCCACATCAAGGCGGTCCGCTCCTACAGCCAGCAGCTCTTCCTGGCCCTAAAGCTCCTCAAGAGATGTAACATCCTCCATGCGGACATCAAGCCTGACAACATCCTGGTAGGGGCCAGTCTGTTATATAACATTATCATCGTCAACGTAGTGCTCAAGCCAGACAACATCCTG GTGAATGAGTCCAAGACCATCCTGAAGCTGTGTGACTTCGGGTCTGCGTCCCACGTGGCCGACAACGACATCACACCCTACCTGGTCAGCAGGTTCTACCGAGCCCCCGAGATCA TCATAGGTAAGCCGTACGACTACGGTATTGACATGTGGTCGGTGGGCTGCACGCTGTATGAACTCTACACCGGGAAGATCCTGCTGCCCGGCTCCTCCAACAACCACATGATCAAGCTAGCCATGGACCTGAAGGGCAAGATGCCCAACAAG ATGATCCGCAAGGGCCTCTTCAAAGACCAGCACTTCGACCAGAACCTCAACTTCCTCTACATCGAAGTGGACAAAGTCACAGAGCGG gaaAAGGTGACGGTGATGTccaccatcaaccccaccaAGGACATCCTGGTGGACATGGTGGGGTTCCAGCGGCTGCCCGAGGACCAGAGGAAGAAGGTGATGCAGCTCAAGGAGATGCTGGACGCCACCCTGATGCTGGACCCGGCCAAGCGCATCAGCATTAACCAGGCCCTGCAGCATCCCTTCATCCAGGAGAAGATCTGA